The DNA window CGTCTGCATAGTTTTCCTTTTCTCCGTTAGTGACCTGTGAAATTAACTTGGCTCcaacttgaaagaaaaaaatccttatGGATCAAAGCGCTCCTTttgtctgcgttttttttttccctcttcatgTAATATCTCAGTTAGGGAATCACAACAGTTCCATGAATGCGGTTCACAGGTATCTGCAAAGTCACCTCGTGTTGTGACTGCAGGGGAAAGCATTGCTTTGATCAGAGAGAAGTCTTTAGTTATTGTTGGATTTCTGCCCTCACTGTGATCAAGGTGAGGTATTCTCTTTTAGTAGATGTCACTTTGATGATCTGCTTACCAGCAGCAGGAATTAGAGCGAGAAAAGTGATCTGCTTCCTGCttccatttgttttcactttGCATAAATGTCATCAAAGAAGACTCAGTTCACAGGTTCCCGTAGCTGATGATGAGGTCTGCCGCTGACATTTCTTTGAAAGAGTCTTTTCAAAAGCTTATCAGTAATGATTTCGATTGGTTATTCCTAGTTTGTGCTCCATTGTACCTCTTTTTTTCCTAGACAGACGTGATATAACTATTTCAATTCCTACAGCATAACCTAAACACTGGCAGAATACACACCTTCATTATAGAACCATCTCCCTGTTTCCAAATATACAAACCATAAGCCCACGGTGTTGTCGTTGCAGGTGCCGTACGAGACTCTGAACAAACGGTTCAGGGCGGCTCAGAAGAACATCGACCGGGAGACGAGTCACGTGACCATGGTCGTAGCCGAGCTGGAGAAGACGCTGAGCAGCTTCCCGGTGGTCGACTCCGTGGTGTCCCTGCTGGACGGCGTGGTGGAGAAACTCAGCGCCCTGAAGAGGAAGGTGGGGGacggaggcacacacacacacacacacacacacacacacacacacacacacacacacacacccctcgtCCCTGTCTATTGACTCTCAAGAAGCCTTTTAATGTATGTATGCAAATAAATTTGTAGTCCACTAAAAgccatgcaaaaacaaaaaacatccctggtgactttattcattttattgtttatagACTGCCTAAATCTTTGCCACAATGAAGCTTCTTTAGGAATGGGCTCTGCACACTAAAGTGgaataaatgtaacaaaatcATTAATGTTGAATTGAATCATGTGTTTAGGTATTTGCATCAGTCTACACATGCACAGTTTAGTCCAAGTACTTTTCCTTCTGACTCTGCGTTGctgcttgttttgtgtttctaatTTCTATCTAATTGACACGTTTCATAGATGGCATGCTGCCTCCATTATTGCTTTCTTCCGTGAGCTGCTCTGAGCCTCGTGattgactgaataaatcaaacAAAGTTGGTATAAGGAAGCGAGTGCTGCTGTGTACGTGAAAGGTGTAACAATCACGTCTCTCTGTTGATGCTGCACTTTACCAGCGGGTTCAACAGCTGTACTAGAGCTCCCTCCCGCTGTAGACAAAAGCACATAGTTGTGGCGGTGGTTTTCCTTTATGTTGATTGTGTTTGTCGTCGCTGGAATGCGGCCTGGCCGTACTCCATCCATTAAACCAGGGATCAAAGCACACTTCTGCCCTTGTTATTCCTTTGTGGCAACATGTTGTTCGGTTGGTACTTTGCCATCACCGCCCCCCTTACGGGTGCTGAAGGCTGCGCCACACTGGTAGCATGTTGGGGGGGTGTGTAACAAATCCAAAAGTAAAAACTGGGAGGGGCCTCAGAACAACGCAATGTCATTTATTATCTGCCTACCTGCAGGCTGCAGAGTCCATACAAGCCGAAGACGAGAGCGCCAAGTTGTGCAAGCGCCGCATCGAGCACTTGAAGGAGCACAGCAGCGACCAGCCGGCCTCCGTCAACCTGTGGAAGAAGAAGCGCATGGACCGAATGATGGTGGAGCATCTGCTGCGCTGCGGCTATTACAACACAGCTGTCAAACTGGCCAGACAGAGCGGCATAGAGGTGATTGTGTGTCCAGAATCTATTTTATCTCAAAGtttagccttttttattttaagcgcATTGGAACAAACTTAAAGACTCACTGAGGCTGTTAAAGTTGtcgagtttgtttgtttgttcttctgatgCCCTCCTTCTCTATCAACACATCCactcttgtgtgtttttaggacCTGGTGAACATTGAGATGTTTCTCACAgcgaaggaggtggaggagtctCTGGAGAGGCAGGAGACAGCCACTTGCTTGGCCTGGTGCCATGACAATAAATCCCGCCTGCGCAAGATGAAGGTAGCTCATTTACACGTGACAGTTTTTACCTCACGACTTAAGAAAAGTACATGAAGACATGCAGACTGAAGTTAGTCGAGCTCACCATAAAAGCAGAAGTAAAGGGACTAATTCCTACTGCGTATTAAACATTGCATGTTTCTAAACAATAGGAGCTGGAGTTTTATGGAAGAGGGATTAGTTTTTTGCAGATGTGCACCAAAGGTTCATGAAAACTACGAGGAGTTGGCAGCATGTGAGTGGTTTGGACTTATTAGCGGCGTCTGACTCTTTCCTTGGCAGAGTTGTCTCGAGTTCAGCCTGAGAATCCAGGAGTTCATCGAGCTGATCAGACAAAACAAACGCATGGATGCAGTCAGGTACTCTTTTACCTCACTTACGCTTAGTTGCAACGTTTGGCTTCTTCTGACCCATTATTCAAGCCAGtagaacaaacaacaaacaacatgtAGCATGTACATAGAACCCTAaccgtgtgtgtctgcgtctcaGGCATGCACGGAAGCATTTCAGCCAGGCGGAGGGTGGACAGCTGGATGAGGTTCGGCAGGTGATGGGCATGCTGGCCTtcccatcagacacacacatctctccaTACAAGGTGAGACCTACAACTGAT is part of the Pungitius pungitius chromosome 2, fPunPun2.1, whole genome shotgun sequence genome and encodes:
- the maea gene encoding E3 ubiquitin-protein transferase MAEA — translated: MAVQETASQLSMALKVQEYPTLKVPYETLNKRFRAAQKNIDRETSHVTMVVAELEKTLSSFPVVDSVVSLLDGVVEKLSALKRKAAESIQAEDESAKLCKRRIEHLKEHSSDQPASVNLWKKKRMDRMMVEHLLRCGYYNTAVKLARQSGIEDLVNIEMFLTAKEVEESLERQETATCLAWCHDNKSRLRKMKSCLEFSLRIQEFIELIRQNKRMDAVRHARKHFSQAEGGQLDEVRQVMGMLAFPSDTHISPYKDLLDPARWKMLIQQFRYDNYRLHQLGNNSVFTITLQAGLSAIKTPQCYKEDGTSKNPDCPVCSKSLNKLAQPLPMAHCANSRLVCKISGEVMNENNPPMMLPNGYVYGYNSLLSIRQDDKVVCPRTKEVFNFSQAEKVYIM